ATCAGTGCGTGTCCAGCTTTAACTGCAATAGCGTTTCCATCAAGTTGCTTGGCGACTTCAATCGTGTTCCATGTCATACGCATGTCGTGCAATACGGTTGCGTTACGCTCCTTCATTAAGAATGCTTCAGCTAACAAACCAACAATATAATAACCCTCAATGTAATTGCCTTTTTCGTCAAAGAAAAAACAACGGTCGAAATCGCCATCCCACGCAATTCCTAGATCTGCGGAATGTTCTAAGACTGCATTTCGAGTCGCTGTTTGATTTTCTTTAATCAATGGGTTGGGAATGCCATTTGGGAATTTTCCATCAGGTGTATGTTGAACCTTGATAAAAGTAATAGGGGTATCGAGTGCAGTAAAGCGGTCTTCTAAAGCATCTATTATATGCCCGGCAACGCCGTTTCCTGCGTTCACCACAATTTTCATTGGTAACAGTTTAGAAGGAGCTATATATGAAAGCAGGTGGTCGATATAAGGTTGTAAAGTAGATAGATGTTCAGCATCGGCGTGCTGAGCCACGGTTGGGTTATCGCAAAGGTTAACTAGCTTAGACTCGAGATTGAGAATTCGCTGCTTTATCTCATTCAAACCGCTATGTTTACTGAGCGGACTGGCACCTACGCCTACCAATTTCATTCCGTTGTAATTGATTGGGTTATGGCTGGCTGTGATTTGTATTCCGCCAATCGCTTTTAGGTGACGAGTCGCAAAGTAGACTTCTTCAGTGCCAGTCATACCTAGGTCTATGACGGCTATCCCAGACTCGATTAAGCCTTTGGTCATGGCTTCTTGTAATGAAGGGGACGTTTCTCGGTTATCACGACCAATCACCACTTGAGCTAAGCCATCGAATGATGTCTCAGGTGTCGTGGATAGGGTGTATTCGCCAAATGCCTTGCCGAGCAAATAGGCGAACGGCTCACTGATTTGAGATCCGATGATGCCACGAATATCGTTGTTCTTAAAGCAACTGAGATCTAATGTTGGTTTCATTATGCAGTCGTCACTTTATTCCGTGGTGCTTTTAGATTGATGGTCGTCTAAAACTTCTCGTCCATAGCTGTCTTGATATCGGATGATATCGTCTTCACTCAAGTGACTCCCTGTTTGTACTTCAATCATCTCGAGTGGGAGCCTCCCTGGATTCTCTAGGCTGTGAATATGACCTAAAGGGATGTAAGTGGAGTGATCTTCTTCGATTAAATACGTTTTGTCGTTATTGGTTACTTTTGCAGTACCTGCCACCACCACCCAATGCTCAGCTCTGTGATGATGCCTTTGTAGCGAAAGCTTATGGCCAGGCTTCACGGTAATACGCTTCACTTTGTCGCGCTTTCCTAAATCAACAACATCGTATTTCCCCCAAGGCCTAAATACCTCTCGGTGTTGAAGATGCTCTGTTCGACCAGCTTGGTGGAGTTGGTTTACTATCGATCTAACACCCTGGACTTTGTTCTTATCAGCAACCAGTATGGCGTCTTTGGTTTCTACAA
The Vibrio cyclitrophicus DNA segment above includes these coding regions:
- a CDS encoding phosphohexomutase domain-containing protein (capsular polysaccharide biosynthesis protein; catalyzes the formation of D-mannose 6-phosphate from alpha-D-mannose 1-phosphate) translates to MKPTLDLSCFKNNDIRGIIGSQISEPFAYLLGKAFGEYTLSTTPETSFDGLAQVVIGRDNRETSPSLQEAMTKGLIESGIAVIDLGMTGTEEVYFATRHLKAIGGIQITASHNPINYNGMKLVGVGASPLSKHSGLNEIKQRILNLESKLVNLCDNPTVAQHADAEHLSTLQPYIDHLLSYIAPSKLLPMKIVVNAGNGVAGHIIDALEDRFTALDTPITFIKVQHTPDGKFPNGIPNPLIKENQTATRNAVLEHSADLGIAWDGDFDRCFFFDEKGNYIEGYYIVGLLAEAFLMKERNATVLHDMRMTWNTIEVAKQLDGNAIAVKAGHALIKEKMRQTNAIYGGEMSAHHYFRDFGYCDSGMIPWLLVIELVSKTQQSLYQLTSVSISKFPSSGEINRKVSNPDLVIASVLAYYQDCAVSIDYVDGLSMDMGSWRFNLRQSNTEPLIRLNVETKQNPTLLSDKVKELLSFLV